From the Deltaproteobacteria bacterium genome, one window contains:
- the acnA gene encoding aconitate hydratase AcnA: MAQKYVDSFGTRKVLTVDGESYDIFRLDLLEKAGFKNVSRLPVSLKVLLENLLRQEDNHHVNKADIEALANWNAKVKSEKEIAFMPARVLMQDLTGVPAVVDLAAMREAMKRLGGDPKKINPLAPVDLVIDHSVQVDYFGTADSFQKNSEIEFERNVERYAFLRWGQMSFDNFRLIPPDVGICHQVNLEYLAPVVFRAKKDGAHFAYPDTVVGTDSHTPMINGLGVVGWGVGGIEAEAALLGQPIIMLIPEVIGFKLHGKLPAGATATDLVLTVVQMLRKKGVVEKFVEFYGSGLSSLSLADRATIGNMGPEYGATVGYFPIDDETLRYLTLTARDPHLIKLVETYAKEQGMFRTDSSPDPMFTDTLELDLASVVPSISGPRRPQDRIALTDSKKAFAEALPSLMKTKNADKKVAVQLNGDKFELKHGSVVISAITSCTNTSNPSVMIGAGLLAKKAGEKGLTRKPWVKTSLAPGSRVVTEYLKDSGLLTDLEKIGFNVVGYGCTTCIGNSGPLPEAVSNGIQEGDLVAAAVLSGNRNFEGRIHASVRANYLASPPLVVAYALAGSMDVDLYNDPLGNDKAGKPVFLKDIWPTAQEVQEVLNKSVRQEMFKKEYSQAAQGDERWRGMPVPEGELFKWDMQSTYVREAPYFDGMGKTPNPIKPITGARALAMIGDSVTTDHISPAGSIEKNGPAARYLTNNDVLPKDYNQYGARRGNHEVMMRGTFANIRLKNMLAPGTEGGVTVHIPDNKPMSIYDAAMQYQKEGTPLIVIAGKEYGSGSSRDWAAKGPRLLGIRAAIAESYERIHRSNLIGMGIVPLVFKPGENLSTHGLSGFETFDILGIGQDLKLRQELTVKATADDGKVTEFKTICRIDTPAELDYYRHGGILEYVLRQLLAN; the protein is encoded by the coding sequence ATGGCACAGAAATATGTGGATAGTTTCGGCACGCGCAAAGTGCTGACCGTCGACGGCGAGAGCTACGACATTTTTCGCCTCGATCTGTTGGAGAAGGCGGGATTCAAAAACGTTTCGCGCTTGCCGGTGTCCCTAAAAGTGTTGTTGGAAAACTTGCTGCGCCAGGAAGACAACCATCACGTCAACAAAGCCGACATCGAGGCGTTGGCCAATTGGAACGCCAAAGTAAAATCGGAAAAAGAAATCGCCTTCATGCCGGCACGGGTTCTCATGCAGGATTTGACCGGCGTGCCCGCGGTGGTCGATCTGGCGGCGATGCGCGAGGCGATGAAGCGGTTGGGCGGCGATCCGAAAAAGATCAATCCGCTGGCGCCCGTCGACTTAGTCATCGATCATTCGGTGCAGGTCGATTATTTCGGCACCGCCGATTCGTTCCAGAAAAATTCTGAGATCGAATTCGAGCGCAACGTCGAGCGCTATGCGTTCTTGCGCTGGGGCCAGATGTCCTTCGACAATTTCCGTCTGATCCCGCCCGATGTCGGCATCTGTCATCAGGTCAATCTTGAATATCTCGCCCCGGTGGTGTTTCGCGCCAAGAAAGACGGCGCGCATTTCGCCTATCCCGACACCGTGGTCGGGACTGACTCCCATACTCCAATGATCAACGGTCTCGGCGTCGTCGGTTGGGGCGTCGGCGGCATCGAAGCGGAGGCGGCGCTCTTGGGCCAACCGATCATCATGCTGATTCCCGAAGTGATCGGCTTCAAACTCCATGGCAAATTGCCGGCGGGCGCGACGGCGACGGATTTGGTTCTGACGGTCGTGCAGATGCTGCGCAAAAAAGGCGTGGTGGAAAAATTCGTCGAGTTCTACGGCTCGGGACTTTCGAGCTTGAGCCTCGCCGACCGCGCCACCATCGGCAACATGGGGCCGGAGTACGGCGCGACTGTCGGCTACTTCCCCATCGACGACGAAACGCTGCGCTATCTGACCCTCACCGCACGCGATCCGCATTTAATTAAACTTGTCGAAACCTACGCCAAAGAGCAGGGCATGTTCCGCACCGATAGTTCGCCCGATCCGATGTTTACCGATACGTTGGAATTGGATCTCGCCAGCGTGGTGCCGAGCATTTCCGGTCCGCGCCGGCCCCAGGACCGCATCGCTTTGACGGACAGCAAGAAAGCTTTTGCCGAAGCGCTGCCGTCGTTGATGAAAACCAAGAACGCCGACAAGAAAGTCGCCGTGCAATTGAACGGCGACAAGTTCGAGTTGAAGCATGGCTCGGTGGTGATCTCGGCGATCACCAGCTGCACCAACACTTCCAATCCGTCGGTGATGATCGGCGCGGGACTGCTCGCCAAGAAAGCCGGCGAGAAGGGACTGACGCGCAAACCTTGGGTGAAAACCAGTTTGGCGCCGGGTTCGCGGGTGGTGACGGAGTATTTGAAAGACAGCGGCTTATTAACCGATTTAGAAAAAATCGGTTTCAACGTCGTCGGCTACGGCTGTACGACTTGTATCGGCAACAGCGGACCGTTGCCGGAAGCAGTGTCGAACGGCATTCAAGAGGGTGATCTAGTCGCCGCCGCGGTGTTGTCGGGCAACCGCAATTTCGAGGGACGCATTCACGCCAGCGTGCGGGCGAACTATTTAGCTTCGCCGCCATTGGTTGTCGCTTACGCTTTAGCCGGCAGCATGGATGTCGATTTGTACAACGATCCGCTCGGCAACGACAAAGCCGGCAAACCAGTTTTCTTGAAAGACATCTGGCCGACGGCGCAGGAAGTTCAAGAAGTATTGAACAAGTCGGTGCGCCAGGAAATGTTCAAGAAAGAATACAGCCAGGCTGCTCAGGGCGACGAGCGCTGGCGCGGCATGCCGGTGCCCGAGGGCGAACTGTTCAAATGGGACATGCAGTCGACTTACGTCCGCGAAGCGCCGTACTTCGACGGCATGGGCAAGACGCCCAACCCGATCAAACCGATCACCGGCGCGCGCGCGTTGGCGATGATTGGCGATTCGGTGACCACCGATCATATTTCGCCGGCCGGCTCGATCGAAAAAAATGGCCCGGCGGCGCGCTACCTCACCAACAACGACGTGCTGCCCAAGGATTACAATCAATACGGCGCGCGACGCGGCAATCATGAAGTGATGATGCGCGGCACGTTTGCTAACATTCGTCTGAAAAACATGTTGGCGCCGGGCACCGAAGGCGGCGTGACCGTGCATATTCCGGACAACAAACCGATGTCGATCTACGATGCGGCGATGCAGTATCAAAAAGAAGGCACGCCGCTGATCGTCATCGCCGGCAAGGAGTACGGCTCCGGCTCATCGCGGGACTGGGCGGCCAAGGGGCCGCGCCTGCTCGGCATCCGCGCGGCGATCGCCGAGAGCTACGAGCGTATCCACCGCAGCAACTTGATCGGCATGGGCATCGTGCCACTGGTGTTCAAGCCGGGCGAAAATTTATCTACGCACGGGCTTAGCGGTTTCGAAACTTTCGATATCCTCGGTATCGGCCAGGATCTGAAATTGCGCCAGGAGCTGACCGTCAAAGCGACCGCGGACGACGGCAAGGTGACTGAGTTCAAAACGATCTGCCGCATCGATACGCCGGCGGAATTGGATTATTACCGCCATGGCGGCATCTTGGAATATGTGTTGCGGCAGTTGCTGGCGAATTGA
- a CDS encoding MBL fold metallo-hydrolase — MAASWNMCCGSCWRIEYRDSPRWTRRFRKNIIPNFVLFVSFVVKKIFRVLKTIRDYSKRSAGDLGEILAGVFFANSVLRGAGFAAEGTSMATPAHIGTFTANNPGIMTLQGTNQYIVGKDGGLVIDVALSADSNMDGIIEQAEAMGVKKIEKILLTHIHSDHTGGALALRKRCGAKLGIHRSRKGYLGGEDFQYDDNDRISFGGGELHVLHTPGHESGHCCFYEGGDKVLFSGDNILGTGTAVIHPPDGNMSDYMKTLERLLGFEMSLILPGHGPMIGKPEAKIREYIKHRLEREQQVLAALRNGRNTIGDITESIYLGISAALKRVAEFSVQAHLEKLARDGRVKHEGGRYLLLSDS; from the coding sequence ATGGCGGCATCTTGGAATATGTGTTGCGGCAGTTGCTGGCGAATTGAATATCGGGACTCACCACGATGGACGCGAAGGTTTCGAAAAAATATTATTCCGAACTTCGTGCTCTTCGTGTCCTTCGTGGTGAAAAAAATCTTTCGCGTATTGAAAACAATTCGTGACTACTCGAAGAGAAGCGCTGGTGACCTTGGGGAAATCCTCGCTGGCGTTTTTTTTGCCAACTCAGTTTTGCGCGGCGCTGGATTCGCCGCCGAAGGGACGTCCATGGCCACACCGGCGCATATCGGAACATTCACCGCTAACAATCCCGGCATCATGACGCTGCAGGGGACCAATCAGTATATCGTCGGCAAGGACGGCGGCCTGGTCATCGACGTCGCGCTGAGCGCGGACTCGAACATGGACGGCATCATCGAGCAAGCGGAAGCTATGGGCGTGAAGAAGATCGAAAAGATTTTGCTCACCCATATTCACAGCGACCACACCGGCGGCGCCTTGGCGCTGCGCAAACGGTGCGGCGCGAAACTCGGCATTCACCGTTCGCGCAAAGGCTATCTCGGCGGCGAAGATTTTCAGTACGACGACAACGACCGGATTAGTTTCGGCGGCGGCGAATTGCATGTGCTGCACACGCCGGGACATGAGTCGGGCCACTGCTGCTTTTACGAAGGCGGCGACAAGGTTTTGTTCAGCGGCGACAATATTCTCGGCACCGGCACCGCGGTGATCCATCCGCCCGACGGCAACATGAGCGATTACATGAAAACGTTGGAGCGGCTGTTGGGGTTCGAAATGAGTCTGATTCTGCCTGGCCACGGGCCGATGATCGGCAAGCCGGAAGCGAAGATTCGCGAGTACATCAAGCATCGCCTCGAACGCGAGCAGCAAGTTCTCGCCGCCCTGCGCAACGGGCGCAATACCATCGGCGATATCACCGAGTCTATTTACCTCGGTATTTCGGCGGCGCTCAAAAGAGTAGCCGAATTTTCCGTGCAGGCGCATCTGGAAAAACTCGCCCGCGACGGGCGCGTCAAGCATGAGGGCGGGCGTTACTTGCTGTTAAGCGATAGCTGA
- a CDS encoding septal ring lytic transglycosylase RlpA family protein, which translates to MRRTLFLLALTLIAGCSITGSKVTPPTSDSRVSQTGIASWYGPGFHGKATASGEIYDQNELTAAHQTLPLGSKVMVTNLENGSTTEVLVNDRGPFAKNRIIDLSYAAAQSIKMVGPGTALVRIDVLGSPTRIETIRSSLDYTLQMGSFTQLENAQQLRERLAKSYANVTINTLQSKDNTYYRVHLGNFANRGAAEEQARQVSQAGYSVVIMEK; encoded by the coding sequence ATGCGCCGAACACTCTTCCTTCTCGCCCTGACGCTAATCGCCGGCTGCTCGATAACTGGCTCCAAAGTAACGCCGCCCACTTCGGACAGTCGCGTCAGCCAAACCGGTATCGCTTCTTGGTATGGTCCCGGCTTTCACGGCAAAGCCACCGCCAGCGGCGAGATTTACGATCAAAACGAACTCACCGCGGCGCATCAGACGCTGCCGCTGGGCAGCAAGGTCATGGTGACCAATCTGGAAAACGGCAGCACGACTGAAGTGCTGGTCAACGACCGCGGCCCGTTTGCCAAGAATCGCATCATCGATCTCTCCTACGCGGCGGCGCAATCGATCAAGATGGTCGGCCCCGGCACGGCGCTGGTGCGCATCGATGTCCTCGGTAGCCCGACGCGCATCGAGACCATTCGCTCGTCACTCGACTACACCTTGCAGATGGGTTCGTTCACACAGTTGGAAAATGCCCAGCAGCTGCGCGAGCGTCTCGCCAAATCCTACGCCAACGTGACGATCAACACCTTGCAGTCGAAAGACAACACCTACTACCGCGTCCATCTCGGCAACTTTGCCAACCGCGGCGCCGCCGAAGAGCAGGCGCGTCAAGTGAGCCAAGCCGGCTATTCAGTCGTGATCATGGAGAAATGA
- a CDS encoding YebC/PmpR family DNA-binding transcriptional regulator: protein MSGHSKWSTIKHKKAAKDAKRGKVFTKLIKEITVAARMGGGDINANPRLRTAVLTARGSSMPSDNIERAIKKGTGELEGVTYEEIQYEGYGPGGAAIIAQVLTDNKNRTVSEIRRLFSKHGGNMGETGCVSWMFEKKGIIGIDKSQIDEDRLMSIVLDAGAEDVRDEDEIFEVVTQPEDFATVKERLDQEKIAVTSAHVTLVPKNTVDIDAKHVEQILKLSEELEDHDDVQNVSANFNISDELIEKVS, encoded by the coding sequence ATGTCGGGTCATTCGAAGTGGAGCACGATCAAGCATAAGAAGGCCGCCAAGGACGCCAAGCGGGGCAAGGTCTTCACCAAGTTGATCAAGGAAATCACCGTAGCGGCGCGCATGGGCGGCGGCGATATCAACGCCAATCCGAGATTGCGCACGGCGGTGTTGACCGCGCGCGGCAGCAGTATGCCGAGCGACAACATCGAGCGGGCGATCAAAAAAGGCACCGGCGAGTTGGAAGGGGTGACCTACGAAGAAATTCAATACGAAGGCTACGGCCCAGGCGGCGCGGCGATCATCGCCCAGGTTTTGACCGACAATAAGAATCGCACAGTCTCCGAGATCCGCCGGCTGTTCAGCAAGCATGGCGGCAACATGGGTGAGACCGGCTGCGTGTCGTGGATGTTCGAGAAGAAAGGCATAATCGGCATCGACAAGTCGCAGATCGACGAGGATCGCTTGATGAGCATCGTGCTCGACGCCGGCGCCGAGGATGTGCGCGACGAAGATGAGATTTTCGAGGTCGTCACGCAGCCGGAAGACTTCGCCACGGTCAAAGAACGCTTGGATCAGGAAAAGATCGCCGTCACCAGCGCCCATGTGACCTTGGTGCCAAAAAATACCGTCGACATCGATGCCAAGCATGTCGAGCAGATTCTCAAACTCAGTGAAGAGCTGGAAGATCATGACGATGTCCAGAACGTGTCCGCCAATTTCAATATTTCCGACGAGCTGATTGAGAAGGTCAGCTAG
- the ruvC gene encoding crossover junction endodeoxyribonuclease RuvC, whose translation MILGIDPGTVITGWGVVQVIGSALRHAGHGTINSSQAEPQAVRLSRIFNGLTKVLREYQPDGVSLEKVFFALNVQSALKLGQARGVALLAAAEQGIDVHEYAAVEIKSAVVGNGHATKQQVQMMIGSLLRVSGRVPVDAADALAAAICHLNRQNFQARVAEALPKRPTPIRPRGTRVR comes from the coding sequence ATCATTCTCGGCATCGACCCAGGCACGGTCATCACCGGCTGGGGCGTGGTTCAGGTGATCGGCAGTGCTTTGCGCCATGCCGGCCACGGTACGATCAATTCTTCCCAAGCCGAGCCCCAAGCGGTGCGCTTGAGCCGGATTTTTAACGGCTTGACCAAAGTGTTGCGCGAGTACCAGCCAGACGGCGTCAGTCTGGAGAAAGTGTTCTTCGCCCTCAACGTTCAGAGCGCATTAAAATTGGGCCAGGCGCGCGGTGTGGCGTTGCTCGCCGCGGCCGAACAGGGAATCGACGTCCACGAATATGCCGCGGTGGAGATTAAATCGGCGGTGGTCGGTAACGGCCACGCGACCAAGCAGCAGGTGCAAATGATGATCGGTTCGCTGCTGCGCGTGTCGGGGCGAGTCCCGGTGGATGCGGCCGATGCCTTGGCTGCGGCGATCTGTCATCTCAACCGGCAGAACTTCCAAGCCCGCGTGGCCGAGGCGCTGCCGAAGCGGCCGACGCCGATTCGTCCGCGCGGTACGCGCGTGCGTTAG
- the ruvA gene encoding Holliday junction branch migration protein RuvA → MIAQISGQLAQKLPGEIVVDVGGVGYQVFIPLNVFYRLPEIGADIKLQIHTHVREDSLQLFGFHDVGEKQVFLLLTSVSGIGPKLALNILSGIPADDLARALKDGDQVRLVAIPGVGKKLAERMIVELKDKFASLAPFTLDVPKSAVASQLLLDAVSALVNLGYKKPDAEKYVGDALKSGHHTLESVLKETLRRLSF, encoded by the coding sequence GTGATCGCACAAATCAGCGGCCAGCTGGCGCAAAAACTTCCCGGTGAGATCGTCGTCGATGTCGGCGGCGTCGGCTATCAAGTGTTCATCCCGCTAAACGTCTTTTACCGGCTGCCGGAGATCGGCGCCGACATCAAATTGCAGATCCACACCCATGTGCGCGAGGATTCCTTGCAGCTGTTCGGCTTTCACGATGTCGGCGAGAAGCAAGTTTTTTTGCTGCTCACCAGCGTCTCGGGCATCGGCCCCAAGCTGGCGCTGAATATTCTTTCCGGCATTCCCGCCGATGATTTGGCGCGGGCGCTCAAGGACGGCGATCAAGTGCGCTTGGTGGCGATCCCCGGCGTCGGCAAAAAACTCGCCGAGCGGATGATCGTCGAGCTCAAGGACAAATTCGCCTCCCTAGCGCCGTTTACGCTCGACGTGCCGAAGTCGGCGGTCGCCTCGCAGCTGCTGCTCGACGCGGTTTCCGCCCTGGTCAATCTGGGCTATAAAAAACCTGACGCGGAAAAATATGTCGGCGATGCGCTCAAGAGCGGCCACCACACGTTGGAAAGCGTCTTGAAAGAGACCTTGCGCCGGCTGAGCTTTTAA
- the ruvB gene encoding Holliday junction branch migration DNA helicase RuvB: MQDGERTDEDLGFELSLRPRGFDEYVGQEQVKENLKVAIAAAKGRHDVLDHLLFHGPPGLGKTSLAYIIAREMGVNIKATSGPVVERAGDLAALLTNLEDGDILFIDEIHRLNHVVEEVLYPAMEDYQIDLMIGQGPAARSIKLDLKRFTLIGATTRSGLLTSPLRDRFGHIHRLDFYDATALTRILKRSAAILSVAEEGDGIAEIAARSRGTPRIANRLLRRVRDYAQVKGRGIITKNITDEALRMLAVDHLGLDKMDTMLLLTLIDKFAGGPVGVETLAAAIGEERDTIEDVYEPFLIQAGFIQRTPRGRMATVLAYEHFGRQQGAAPAPKKQPTLF; this comes from the coding sequence ATGCAAGACGGTGAGCGCACTGACGAAGATTTGGGTTTTGAGCTGAGCCTTAGGCCGCGCGGCTTCGACGAATACGTCGGCCAAGAGCAGGTCAAGGAGAATCTCAAAGTCGCCATCGCCGCGGCCAAGGGGCGACACGATGTGCTCGACCATCTGCTCTTTCACGGCCCGCCGGGGTTGGGCAAAACTTCGCTGGCTTATATCATCGCCAGAGAAATGGGCGTGAATATCAAAGCGACCTCCGGTCCGGTGGTCGAACGGGCCGGCGATCTGGCGGCGCTGCTGACCAATCTCGAGGATGGCGACATTCTTTTCATCGACGAGATTCATCGCCTCAATCACGTTGTCGAAGAAGTCCTCTATCCGGCGATGGAGGACTATCAGATCGATCTGATGATCGGCCAGGGGCCGGCGGCGCGTTCGATCAAGCTCGATTTGAAACGCTTCACTCTGATCGGCGCGACCACGCGCTCGGGGCTTTTGACCTCGCCGCTGCGCGATCGCTTCGGCCATATTCATCGCTTGGATTTCTACGATGCCACCGCTCTGACGCGGATTCTCAAACGCTCGGCGGCGATTCTCAGCGTCGCCGAAGAGGGCGACGGCATCGCCGAAATCGCCGCGCGCTCGCGCGGCACGCCGCGCATCGCCAATCGCTTGCTGCGCCGGGTGCGCGACTACGCCCAGGTCAAAGGCCGCGGCATCATCACAAAGAACATCACCGACGAGGCGCTGCGCATGTTGGCGGTCGACCATCTCGGTTTGGATAAGATGGATACCATGCTGCTCTTGACGCTGATCGACAAGTTCGCCGGCGGCCCGGTAGGAGTTGAGACCTTGGCCGCCGCCATCGGCGAAGAGCGCGATACGATCGAAGATGTTTACGAGCCGTTTTTGATTCAGGCCGGCTTCATCCAGCGCACGCCGCGTGGGCGCATGGCGACGGTGTTGGCCTACGAACACTTCGGCCGCCAGCAGGGCGCCGCGCCGGCGCCGAAAAAACAACCGACGCTGTTTTGA
- a CDS encoding DUF2905 domain-containing protein produces the protein MAGLGRLLIYLGLAVAGVGLLLSFASRLPWLRWLGHLPGDIAIERENFSFYFPLVSCMLVSAIISLIVYWVKR, from the coding sequence ATGGCAGGATTGGGCAGATTGCTAATTTATCTGGGCTTGGCTGTGGCCGGCGTCGGGTTGTTATTATCGTTCGCGTCAAGGCTGCCGTGGCTGCGCTGGCTCGGCCATTTGCCCGGCGATATCGCCATCGAGCGCGAGAATTTTTCTTTTTACTTTCCCTTGGTCAGTTGTATGCTTGTCAGCGCGATCATTTCGCTGATCGTTTATTGGGTCAAAAGGTAG
- a CDS encoding PAS domain S-box protein, producing MEAASPVNNVEQSRKFEETKRRRREAVVIFVTTVILVALIYFEVQLPEVVPEYTLGSNIVFFLVINVTIILLGLLVFLVVRNVVKLVFERRRGILGSRLQSRLVIAFVGLSLVPCVLLFVIAGGLLTRSFDRWFDIKVESALQGSLEISQTYYQNSANNAIFYSRQLSRAISRERLFTADNAAQLKEFIERKQKEYNLGTVTLYSPDGRSFAVAFNERVPTGVTVKPAGDLLTRALRGLDGASTQVFGDADVIRGAAPIYGDEKRIIGAVVVDYFVPKSVSKRASQISQSYENYKYLSFLKTPVKNSYILTLFLMTLVLVLVATWCGIYLSRGIIVPIQKLAEGTHEVAQGNWDYQIESGGDDELGVLMNSFNHMTGDLKQIKLELERRGKAVEMLLANIAAGVVSVDTAGKITTWNKAAEKVLGVAALDAMGKHYQEVFRAEGLGTIREIVETIENVSGPRSIEREIKIPSAQQVLTAVVSAATLRDDAELTLGIMIFLEDITEIKKVQRMEAWREVAQRIAHEIKNPLTPIQLSAERLRKRYSELLKEDGAILDKCTTTIIQQVDELKNLVNEFSQFARLPSAQLLSNDLNEVVNEALFLFKEGHNGIDFEFRGGVIPPVEIDREQIKRVLINLLDNAVAAVQGGGAIKLATVYDPRRAVVTLDVADDGCGLAPDSRAKIFEPYFSTKHNGTGLGLTIVSQIIEDHRGYIRALPNQPRGTRFTIELPAANGAGPLDSAKKVLHS from the coding sequence ATGGAAGCTGCAAGTCCGGTAAATAACGTGGAGCAATCCCGCAAATTCGAAGAAACCAAGCGCCGTAGGCGCGAGGCCGTCGTCATTTTCGTGACCACCGTCATCTTGGTGGCGCTGATTTATTTCGAAGTGCAGTTGCCCGAGGTCGTGCCGGAATATACCCTGGGCAGCAATATCGTTTTCTTTCTGGTGATCAACGTCACGATCATCCTGCTTGGCTTGCTGGTGTTCTTAGTCGTACGCAATGTCGTCAAGCTGGTCTTCGAGCGTAGACGGGGCATCCTCGGTTCGAGATTGCAGAGCCGTCTGGTCATCGCGTTCGTCGGCTTGTCCTTGGTACCCTGCGTGCTGCTATTCGTCATCGCCGGCGGTCTGCTGACCCGGTCCTTCGACCGTTGGTTCGACATCAAAGTCGAGAGCGCGCTTCAAGGTTCGTTGGAAATCAGCCAGACCTACTATCAAAATTCCGCCAACAACGCGATTTTTTACTCGCGCCAGTTGAGCCGGGCGATTAGCCGCGAACGATTGTTCACCGCCGATAACGCCGCGCAGCTGAAAGAATTCATCGAACGTAAGCAGAAAGAATATAATCTTGGCACGGTGACGCTTTATTCCCCCGACGGCCGATCCTTTGCGGTGGCGTTCAACGAGCGGGTGCCCACTGGCGTCACGGTGAAACCGGCGGGGGATTTACTGACCCGGGCGCTGCGCGGTCTCGATGGCGCCAGCACGCAGGTGTTCGGCGACGCCGATGTGATTCGCGGCGCGGCGCCGATCTATGGCGACGAGAAACGGATTATCGGCGCGGTGGTGGTCGACTACTTCGTGCCCAAGAGCGTCAGCAAGCGGGCGTCGCAAATCTCGCAATCCTATGAGAATTATAAATACCTGAGCTTCCTCAAGACCCCGGTGAAAAACAGCTATATCCTAACGCTGTTTTTGATGACGTTGGTGTTGGTGCTGGTGGCGACTTGGTGCGGCATTTATCTGTCGCGCGGGATCATCGTGCCGATTCAAAAACTCGCCGAGGGCACCCATGAGGTGGCCCAGGGCAATTGGGATTATCAGATCGAGTCGGGCGGCGACGACGAGCTCGGCGTGCTGATGAACTCGTTCAATCATATGACCGGCGATCTGAAGCAGATCAAGCTCGAACTGGAACGGCGCGGAAAAGCGGTGGAAATGTTGCTCGCCAACATCGCCGCCGGGGTTGTGTCGGTGGATACGGCGGGCAAGATCACCACCTGGAATAAAGCCGCGGAAAAGGTTTTGGGTGTCGCGGCGCTAGACGCCATGGGCAAACATTATCAAGAAGTCTTCCGCGCCGAAGGTCTGGGGACGATACGCGAGATCGTCGAAACCATCGAGAACGTTTCCGGGCCGCGCAGCATCGAGCGCGAGATCAAGATTCCGTCGGCCCAACAGGTGCTCACGGCGGTGGTCAGCGCCGCGACGCTGCGCGACGACGCCGAGCTGACCCTCGGCATCATGATTTTCCTAGAGGACATTACCGAAATTAAAAAAGTCCAGCGCATGGAAGCCTGGCGCGAAGTGGCCCAGCGCATCGCCCATGAGATCAAAAACCCGCTGACGCCGATCCAGCTTTCCGCCGAACGCCTGCGCAAGCGCTACTCCGAACTGCTCAAAGAGGACGGCGCGATTCTCGACAAGTGCACCACCACGATCATTCAACAGGTCGACGAGCTGAAAAATCTGGTCAACGAATTTTCCCAGTTCGCGCGCTTGCCATCGGCGCAGCTGTTGTCCAACGATCTCAACGAGGTTGTCAACGAAGCGTTGTTTCTGTTCAAGGAAGGGCACAACGGCATCGACTTTGAGTTTCGCGGCGGGGTGATTCCGCCGGTGGAAATCGACCGCGAGCAGATCAAGCGCGTACTGATCAATTTGCTCGACAACGCGGTGGCGGCGGTGCAGGGCGGCGGCGCGATCAAGCTGGCGACGGTGTATGATCCACGGCGTGCCGTGGTGACCCTGGATGTCGCCGACGACGGTTGCGGCTTGGCGCCGGACAGCCGCGCGAAAATTTTCGAGCCTTACTTTTCGACTAAGCACAACGGCACGGGACTTGGGCTCACCATCGTCAGCCAAATCATCGAGGACCATCGCGGCTACATTCGCGCCCTGCCGAATCAGCCGCGCGGCACGCGTTTTACCATCGAGTTGCCGGCGGCCAACGGCGCCGGGCCGCTCGATTCGGCGAAAAAAGTGTTACACTCATAA